A genomic segment from Aegilops tauschii subsp. strangulata cultivar AL8/78 chromosome 1, Aet v6.0, whole genome shotgun sequence encodes:
- the LOC141041493 gene encoding uncharacterized protein: MGSRFVNLLAMSCNGGPRHFSLHCLNPANLFRPARSRPAVRAVHRRPADAPLPPPSLSFHWPCRKGEQAWMNFMAFGPGRENLLAVDQIGRSFLYNHDSRLLRTGMPKMRKPIIDPISVAVGDSLYVMSGNPGRLPDRDCFQALLHTRLPASYAQDWCWYSLQPPPFFAADDDGVDRSSCRDAPMPFEISAYAVVDDSQIWISTSSAGTYSYDIASGAWSKLGNWALLFRGRAEYIPGHNLWFGFTPDDLQLCTSDLTASCELRPPVLQDVWTDVNRPEDWTLTDASIVPLGSSQVCVARFFITCPEESIEDVYGYALEKTENFAVLEGVKLLKAGWAQLRMVKHKSERYVFGRDLVIPL; the protein is encoded by the coding sequence ATGGGCAGCCGGTTTGTGAATCTGTTGGCCATGAGCTGCAACGGCGGCCCCAGACACTTCAGCCTTCACTGCTTGAACCCGGCAAACTTATTTCGCCCAGCCCGGTCACGGCCAGCGGTTCGAGCAGTTCATCGACGGCCAGCGGACGCCCCGCTGCCTCCGCCGTCCCTGTCATTCCACTGGCCCTGCAGGAAGGGCGAACAGGCGTGGATGAATTTCATGGCTTTCGGCCCCGGCCGGGAAAACCTCCTCGCCGTGGACCAAATCGGCAGGAGCTTCTTGTACAACCACGACTCGCGCTTGCTCCGCACTGGGATGCCCAAGATGCGCAAGCCCATTATCGACCCCATCTCCGTTGCCGTGGGCGACAGCCTATACGTCATGAGCGGCAACCCTGGCCGGCTGCCCGATCGGGACTGCTTCCAGGCTCTCCTCCACACCCGCCTACCTGCTAGCTACGCCCAAGACTGGTGCTGGTATTCCCTCCAGCCACCGCCTTTCTTTGCCGCCGACGACGACGGGGTGGATCGATCCAGCTGCCGCGATGCCCCAATGCCCTTTGAAATCAGTGCCTACGCCGTGGTTGACGATTCACAGATCTGGATATCCACATCTAGCGCCGGCACATACTCGTATGACATCGCGAGTGGCGCGTGGAGCAAACTAGGCAACTGGGCACTGCTGTTCAGAGGTCGCGCCGAGTACATCCCTGGGCACAACCTCTGGTTTGGCTTCACACCCGACGATTTGCAGCTCTGCACATCGGACCTCACTGCCTCGTGTGAGTTGAGGCCGCCCGTGCTGCAGGATGTGTGGACAGACGTGAACAGGCCAGAAGATTGGACCCTGACAGACGCCAGCATTGTGCCGCTCGGCTCCAGTCAAGTCTGCGTTGCCAGGTTCTTTATTACCTGCCCAGAGGAGAGCATTGAGGATGTGTATGGCTATGCCCTTGAGAAAACAGAGAATTTTGCTGTTCTCGAGGGCGTCAAATTGTTAAAGGCTGGGTGGGCTCAGCTCCGGATGGTTAAGCACAAGTCGGAGCGTTACGTCTTCGGCCGTGACCTTGTCATACCGCTTTGA